A section of the Tenrec ecaudatus isolate mTenEca1 chromosome 10, mTenEca1.hap1, whole genome shotgun sequence genome encodes:
- the ANAPC2 gene encoding anaphase-promoting complex subunit 2 isoform X3: protein MAAEAGGTKGDCDPAPGQELSVAWSTVSTGLVPPAALGLAASRTSGGVPPKEEELRAAVEVLRGHGLHSVLEEWFVEVLQSDLQASISPEFWNAISQRKNAADEPQCLLLLLDAFGLLESRLDPYLRSLELLEKWTRLGLLMGTGAQGLREKVHTMLRGVLFFSTPRAFQEMVQRLYGRFLRVYMQSKRKGDGGTDPELEGELDSRYARRRYYRLLQSPLCAGCGSDKQQCWCRQALEQFQQLSQVLHRLSLLERVCAEAVTTTLHQVTRERMEDRCRGEYERSFLREFHKWIERVVGWLGKVFLQEGPARPAPPEAGTTLRRWRCHLQRFFYRTYAGLRVEELFSIVRDFPDSRPAVEDLRYCLERTNQRQQLLDSLRAALETRLLHPGVNTCDIITLYISAIKALRVLDPSMVLLEVACEPVRRYLRTREDTVRQIVAGLTGDSDGTGDLAVELSKTDPASLETGQDSEDDSGEPEDWVPDPVDADPGKSSSRRRSSDIISLLVSIYGSKDLFINEYRSLLADRLLHQFSFSPEREAAPSREIRNVELLKLRFGEAPMHFCEVMLKDMADSRRINANIREEDEKRPAEQQPPFGVYAVILSSEFWPPFKDEKLEVPEDIKEALDVYCKKYEKLKAMRTLSWKHTLGLVTMDVELTDRTLSVAVTPVQAVILLHFQDRAGAWRS from the exons ATGGCGGCGGAGGCAGGAGGGACGAAAGGCGACTGCGACCCCGCGCCTGGCCAGGAGCTGTCGGTGGCCTGGAGCACCGTGAGCACCGGGCTGGTGCCGCCGGCAGCGTTGGGGCTG GCGGCCTCGCGGACCAGCGGCGGGGTGCCGCCGAAGGAGGAAGAGCTCCGGGCGGCCGTGGAGGTTCTGCGAGGCCACGGTCTGCACTCGGTCCTGGAGGAGTGGTTTGTGGAGGTGCTGCAGAGCGACTTGCAGGCCAGCATCTCCCCCGAGTTTTGGAATGCCATCTCCCAACGCAAGAACGCTGCAGATGAACCCCAGTGCCTCCTGCTGCTCCTGGACGCATTCGGCCTGCTGGAGAGCCGCCTGGATCCCTATCTGCGCAGCTTGGAGCTCCTGGAGAAATGGACTCGCCTGGGCCTGCTGATGGGCACTGGCGCCCAGGGGCTGCGGGAAAAAGTCCACACCATGTTGCGGGGCGTCCTGTTCTTTTCCACGCCCCGGGCCTTCCAGGAGATGGTTCAGCGCCTCTATGGACGCTTCCTGAGAGTGTACATGCAGAGCAAGAGGAAGGGGGATGGGGGCACAGACCCGGAACTGGAGGGGGAGTTGGACAGCCGGTATGCCCGCCGACGTTACTACCGGCTCCTGCAGAGCCCGCTGTGCGCTGGGTGTGGCAGCGACAAGCAGCAGTGCTGGTGCCGCCAGGCCCTGGAGCAGTTCCAGCAGCTCAGCCAGGTCCT ACACAGGCTCAGTCTGCTAGAGCGAGTGTGTGCCGAGGCTGTGACCACCACACTGCACCAGGTGACCCGAGAGAGGATGGAGGACCGCTGCCGCGGAGAGTATGAGCGCTCCTTCCTGCGGGAGTTCCACAAG TGGATCGAGAGGGTGGTTGGCTGGCTCGGCAAGGTGTTCCTGCAGGAGGGCCCTGCGAGGCCCGCGCCCCCTGAGGCTGGCACCACGCTGCGCCGCTGGCGGTGCCACCTACAGAGGTTCTTCTACCGCACCTACGCCGGCCTGCGGGTGGAGGAACTCTTCAGCATCGTCCGAG ACTTTCCAGACTCCCGGCCGGCAGTGGAGGACCTTAGGTACTGCCTGGAGAGGACCAACCAGAGACAGCAGCTGCTGGACTCGCTCAGGGCAGCCCTGGAGACACGGCTCCTGCACCCAG GTGTGAACACGTGCGACATCATCACGCTCTACATCTCAGCCATCAAGGCACTGCGTGTGCTGGACCCCTCCATGGTCCTCCTGGAGGTGGCCTGTGAACCTGTGCGCCGCTACCTCAG GACGCGGGAGGACACAGTGCGGCAGATTGTGGCTGGACTCACTGGGGACTCCGACGGCACTGGGGACCTAGCCGTCGAGCTGTCCAAGACAGACCCTGCGAGCCTGGAGACGGGCCAGGACAGCGAGGATGACTCCGGGGAGCCCGAGGACTGGGTCCCCGACCCCGTGGATGCTGACCCAG GAAAGTCAAGCTCGCGGCGGCGCTCTTCAGACATCATCAGCCTGCTGGTCAGCATCTACGGCAGCAAGGACCTCTTCATCAACGAGTACCGCTCTCTGCTGGCTGACCGGCTCCTGCACCAGTTCAGCTTCAGCCCTGAGCG AGAGGCTGCCCCTTCCAGGGAGATCCGGAACGTGGAGCTGCTGAAGCTGCGCTTTGGAGAGGCCCCGATGCATTTCTGCGAGGTCATGCTGAAG GACATGGCCGACTCCCGACGCATCAATGCAAATATCCGCGAGGAGGATGAGAAGCGTCCCGCCGAGCAGCAGCCCCCTTTCGGGGTCTACGCGGTCATCCTATCCAGTGAGTTCTGGCCACCTTTCAAGGACGAGAAGCTGGAGGTCCCCGAGGACATCAAGGAGGCCCTGGATGTCTACTGCAAGAAGTATGAGAAACTGAAG GCCATGCGGACCCTCAGCTGGAAGCACACGTTGGGCCTGGTGACCATGGACGTGGAACTGACTGACCGCACGCTGTCAGTGGCTGTGACCCCTGTGCAGGCTGTGATCCTGCTGCACTTCCAGGACCGAG CTGGAGCCTGGAGGAGCTGA
- the ANAPC2 gene encoding anaphase-promoting complex subunit 2 isoform X1, whose protein sequence is MAAEAGGTKGDCDPAPGQELSVAWSTVSTGLVPPAALGLAASRTSGGVPPKEEELRAAVEVLRGHGLHSVLEEWFVEVLQSDLQASISPEFWNAISQRKNAADEPQCLLLLLDAFGLLESRLDPYLRSLELLEKWTRLGLLMGTGAQGLREKVHTMLRGVLFFSTPRAFQEMVQRLYGRFLRVYMQSKRKGDGGTDPELEGELDSRYARRRYYRLLQSPLCAGCGSDKQQCWCRQALEQFQQLSQVLHRLSLLERVCAEAVTTTLHQVTRERMEDRCRGEYERSFLREFHKWIERVVGWLGKVFLQEGPARPAPPEAGTTLRRWRCHLQRFFYRTYAGLRVEELFSIVRDFPDSRPAVEDLRYCLERTNQRQQLLDSLRAALETRLLHPGVNTCDIITLYISAIKALRVLDPSMVLLEVACEPVRRYLRTREDTVRQIVAGLTGDSDGTGDLAVELSKTDPASLETGQDSEDDSGEPEDWVPDPVDADPGKSSSRRRSSDIISLLVSIYGSKDLFINEYRSLLADRLLHQFSFSPEREAAPSREIRNVELLKLRFGEAPMHFCEVMLKDMADSRRINANIREEDEKRPAEQQPPFGVYAVILSSEFWPPFKDEKLEVPEDIKEALDVYCKKYEKLKAMRTLSWKHTLGLVTMDVELTDRTLSVAVTPVQAVILLHFQDRASWSLEELSKAAKMPAALLRRRMAVWLQQGVLREEPPGTFSVIEEERPQDRDNMVLMDSDEESDSGMASQADQKEEELLLFWTYIQAMLTNLESLSLERIYSMLRMFVMTGPALAEIDLQELQGYLQKKVRDHQLIYSAGVYRLPKNCS, encoded by the exons ATGGCGGCGGAGGCAGGAGGGACGAAAGGCGACTGCGACCCCGCGCCTGGCCAGGAGCTGTCGGTGGCCTGGAGCACCGTGAGCACCGGGCTGGTGCCGCCGGCAGCGTTGGGGCTG GCGGCCTCGCGGACCAGCGGCGGGGTGCCGCCGAAGGAGGAAGAGCTCCGGGCGGCCGTGGAGGTTCTGCGAGGCCACGGTCTGCACTCGGTCCTGGAGGAGTGGTTTGTGGAGGTGCTGCAGAGCGACTTGCAGGCCAGCATCTCCCCCGAGTTTTGGAATGCCATCTCCCAACGCAAGAACGCTGCAGATGAACCCCAGTGCCTCCTGCTGCTCCTGGACGCATTCGGCCTGCTGGAGAGCCGCCTGGATCCCTATCTGCGCAGCTTGGAGCTCCTGGAGAAATGGACTCGCCTGGGCCTGCTGATGGGCACTGGCGCCCAGGGGCTGCGGGAAAAAGTCCACACCATGTTGCGGGGCGTCCTGTTCTTTTCCACGCCCCGGGCCTTCCAGGAGATGGTTCAGCGCCTCTATGGACGCTTCCTGAGAGTGTACATGCAGAGCAAGAGGAAGGGGGATGGGGGCACAGACCCGGAACTGGAGGGGGAGTTGGACAGCCGGTATGCCCGCCGACGTTACTACCGGCTCCTGCAGAGCCCGCTGTGCGCTGGGTGTGGCAGCGACAAGCAGCAGTGCTGGTGCCGCCAGGCCCTGGAGCAGTTCCAGCAGCTCAGCCAGGTCCT ACACAGGCTCAGTCTGCTAGAGCGAGTGTGTGCCGAGGCTGTGACCACCACACTGCACCAGGTGACCCGAGAGAGGATGGAGGACCGCTGCCGCGGAGAGTATGAGCGCTCCTTCCTGCGGGAGTTCCACAAG TGGATCGAGAGGGTGGTTGGCTGGCTCGGCAAGGTGTTCCTGCAGGAGGGCCCTGCGAGGCCCGCGCCCCCTGAGGCTGGCACCACGCTGCGCCGCTGGCGGTGCCACCTACAGAGGTTCTTCTACCGCACCTACGCCGGCCTGCGGGTGGAGGAACTCTTCAGCATCGTCCGAG ACTTTCCAGACTCCCGGCCGGCAGTGGAGGACCTTAGGTACTGCCTGGAGAGGACCAACCAGAGACAGCAGCTGCTGGACTCGCTCAGGGCAGCCCTGGAGACACGGCTCCTGCACCCAG GTGTGAACACGTGCGACATCATCACGCTCTACATCTCAGCCATCAAGGCACTGCGTGTGCTGGACCCCTCCATGGTCCTCCTGGAGGTGGCCTGTGAACCTGTGCGCCGCTACCTCAG GACGCGGGAGGACACAGTGCGGCAGATTGTGGCTGGACTCACTGGGGACTCCGACGGCACTGGGGACCTAGCCGTCGAGCTGTCCAAGACAGACCCTGCGAGCCTGGAGACGGGCCAGGACAGCGAGGATGACTCCGGGGAGCCCGAGGACTGGGTCCCCGACCCCGTGGATGCTGACCCAG GAAAGTCAAGCTCGCGGCGGCGCTCTTCAGACATCATCAGCCTGCTGGTCAGCATCTACGGCAGCAAGGACCTCTTCATCAACGAGTACCGCTCTCTGCTGGCTGACCGGCTCCTGCACCAGTTCAGCTTCAGCCCTGAGCG AGAGGCTGCCCCTTCCAGGGAGATCCGGAACGTGGAGCTGCTGAAGCTGCGCTTTGGAGAGGCCCCGATGCATTTCTGCGAGGTCATGCTGAAG GACATGGCCGACTCCCGACGCATCAATGCAAATATCCGCGAGGAGGATGAGAAGCGTCCCGCCGAGCAGCAGCCCCCTTTCGGGGTCTACGCGGTCATCCTATCCAGTGAGTTCTGGCCACCTTTCAAGGACGAGAAGCTGGAGGTCCCCGAGGACATCAAGGAGGCCCTGGATGTCTACTGCAAGAAGTATGAGAAACTGAAG GCCATGCGGACCCTCAGCTGGAAGCACACGTTGGGCCTGGTGACCATGGACGTGGAACTGACTGACCGCACGCTGTCAGTGGCTGTGACCCCTGTGCAGGCTGTGATCCTGCTGCACTTCCAGGACCGAG CTAGCTGGAGCCTGGAGGAGCTGAGCAAGGCAGCGAAGATGCCAGCGGCCCTGCTGCGACGGCGGATGGCAGTGTGGCTGCAGCAGGGCGTGCTGCGGGAGGAGCCTCCCGGCACCTTCTCCGTCATTGAGGAAGAGCGGCCCCAGGACCGCGacaacatggtgctgatggacagCGACGAGGAGAGCGACTCAGGCATGGCCTCCCAGGCCGACCAGAaggaggaggagctgctg CTCTTCTGGACCTACATCCAGGCCATGCTGACCAACCTGGAGAGCCTGTCTCTGGAGCGCATATACAGCATGCTGCGCATGTTCGTGATGACGGGCCCAGCGCTGGCTGAGATCGACCTGCAGGAGCTCCAGGGCTACCTGCAGAAGAAGGTGCGCGACCACCAGCTCATCTACTCAGCTGGGGTCTACCGCCTGCCCAAGAACTGCAGCTGA
- the ANAPC2 gene encoding anaphase-promoting complex subunit 2 isoform X2, whose product MAAEAGGTKGDCDPAPGQELSVAWSTVSTGLVPPAALGLAASRTSGGVPPKEEELRAAVEVLRGHGLHSVLEEWFVEVLQSDLQASISPEFWNAISQRKNAADEPQCLLLLLDAFGLLESRLDPYLRSLELLEKWTRLGLLMGTGAQGLREKVHTMLRGVLFFSTPRAFQEMVQRLYGRFLRVYMQSKRKGDGGTDPELEGELDSRYARRRYYRLLQSPLCAGCGSDKQQCWCRQALEQFQQLSQVLHRLSLLERVCAEAVTTTLHQVTRERMEDRCRGEYERSFLREFHKWIERVVGWLGKVFLQEGPARPAPPEAGTTLRRWRCHLQRFFYRTYAGLRVEELFSIVRDFPDSRPAVEDLRYCLERTNQRQQLLDSLRAALETRLLHPGVNTCDIITLYISAIKALRVLDPSMVLLEVACEPVRRYLRTREDTVRQIVAGLTGDSDGTGDLAVELSKTDPASLETGQDSEDDSGEPEDWVPDPVDADPGKSSSRRRSSDIISLLVSIYGSKDLFINEYRSLLADRLLHQFSFSPEREIRNVELLKLRFGEAPMHFCEVMLKDMADSRRINANIREEDEKRPAEQQPPFGVYAVILSSEFWPPFKDEKLEVPEDIKEALDVYCKKYEKLKAMRTLSWKHTLGLVTMDVELTDRTLSVAVTPVQAVILLHFQDRASWSLEELSKAAKMPAALLRRRMAVWLQQGVLREEPPGTFSVIEEERPQDRDNMVLMDSDEESDSGMASQADQKEEELLLFWTYIQAMLTNLESLSLERIYSMLRMFVMTGPALAEIDLQELQGYLQKKVRDHQLIYSAGVYRLPKNCS is encoded by the exons ATGGCGGCGGAGGCAGGAGGGACGAAAGGCGACTGCGACCCCGCGCCTGGCCAGGAGCTGTCGGTGGCCTGGAGCACCGTGAGCACCGGGCTGGTGCCGCCGGCAGCGTTGGGGCTG GCGGCCTCGCGGACCAGCGGCGGGGTGCCGCCGAAGGAGGAAGAGCTCCGGGCGGCCGTGGAGGTTCTGCGAGGCCACGGTCTGCACTCGGTCCTGGAGGAGTGGTTTGTGGAGGTGCTGCAGAGCGACTTGCAGGCCAGCATCTCCCCCGAGTTTTGGAATGCCATCTCCCAACGCAAGAACGCTGCAGATGAACCCCAGTGCCTCCTGCTGCTCCTGGACGCATTCGGCCTGCTGGAGAGCCGCCTGGATCCCTATCTGCGCAGCTTGGAGCTCCTGGAGAAATGGACTCGCCTGGGCCTGCTGATGGGCACTGGCGCCCAGGGGCTGCGGGAAAAAGTCCACACCATGTTGCGGGGCGTCCTGTTCTTTTCCACGCCCCGGGCCTTCCAGGAGATGGTTCAGCGCCTCTATGGACGCTTCCTGAGAGTGTACATGCAGAGCAAGAGGAAGGGGGATGGGGGCACAGACCCGGAACTGGAGGGGGAGTTGGACAGCCGGTATGCCCGCCGACGTTACTACCGGCTCCTGCAGAGCCCGCTGTGCGCTGGGTGTGGCAGCGACAAGCAGCAGTGCTGGTGCCGCCAGGCCCTGGAGCAGTTCCAGCAGCTCAGCCAGGTCCT ACACAGGCTCAGTCTGCTAGAGCGAGTGTGTGCCGAGGCTGTGACCACCACACTGCACCAGGTGACCCGAGAGAGGATGGAGGACCGCTGCCGCGGAGAGTATGAGCGCTCCTTCCTGCGGGAGTTCCACAAG TGGATCGAGAGGGTGGTTGGCTGGCTCGGCAAGGTGTTCCTGCAGGAGGGCCCTGCGAGGCCCGCGCCCCCTGAGGCTGGCACCACGCTGCGCCGCTGGCGGTGCCACCTACAGAGGTTCTTCTACCGCACCTACGCCGGCCTGCGGGTGGAGGAACTCTTCAGCATCGTCCGAG ACTTTCCAGACTCCCGGCCGGCAGTGGAGGACCTTAGGTACTGCCTGGAGAGGACCAACCAGAGACAGCAGCTGCTGGACTCGCTCAGGGCAGCCCTGGAGACACGGCTCCTGCACCCAG GTGTGAACACGTGCGACATCATCACGCTCTACATCTCAGCCATCAAGGCACTGCGTGTGCTGGACCCCTCCATGGTCCTCCTGGAGGTGGCCTGTGAACCTGTGCGCCGCTACCTCAG GACGCGGGAGGACACAGTGCGGCAGATTGTGGCTGGACTCACTGGGGACTCCGACGGCACTGGGGACCTAGCCGTCGAGCTGTCCAAGACAGACCCTGCGAGCCTGGAGACGGGCCAGGACAGCGAGGATGACTCCGGGGAGCCCGAGGACTGGGTCCCCGACCCCGTGGATGCTGACCCAG GAAAGTCAAGCTCGCGGCGGCGCTCTTCAGACATCATCAGCCTGCTGGTCAGCATCTACGGCAGCAAGGACCTCTTCATCAACGAGTACCGCTCTCTGCTGGCTGACCGGCTCCTGCACCAGTTCAGCTTCAGCCCTGAGCG GGAGATCCGGAACGTGGAGCTGCTGAAGCTGCGCTTTGGAGAGGCCCCGATGCATTTCTGCGAGGTCATGCTGAAG GACATGGCCGACTCCCGACGCATCAATGCAAATATCCGCGAGGAGGATGAGAAGCGTCCCGCCGAGCAGCAGCCCCCTTTCGGGGTCTACGCGGTCATCCTATCCAGTGAGTTCTGGCCACCTTTCAAGGACGAGAAGCTGGAGGTCCCCGAGGACATCAAGGAGGCCCTGGATGTCTACTGCAAGAAGTATGAGAAACTGAAG GCCATGCGGACCCTCAGCTGGAAGCACACGTTGGGCCTGGTGACCATGGACGTGGAACTGACTGACCGCACGCTGTCAGTGGCTGTGACCCCTGTGCAGGCTGTGATCCTGCTGCACTTCCAGGACCGAG CTAGCTGGAGCCTGGAGGAGCTGAGCAAGGCAGCGAAGATGCCAGCGGCCCTGCTGCGACGGCGGATGGCAGTGTGGCTGCAGCAGGGCGTGCTGCGGGAGGAGCCTCCCGGCACCTTCTCCGTCATTGAGGAAGAGCGGCCCCAGGACCGCGacaacatggtgctgatggacagCGACGAGGAGAGCGACTCAGGCATGGCCTCCCAGGCCGACCAGAaggaggaggagctgctg CTCTTCTGGACCTACATCCAGGCCATGCTGACCAACCTGGAGAGCCTGTCTCTGGAGCGCATATACAGCATGCTGCGCATGTTCGTGATGACGGGCCCAGCGCTGGCTGAGATCGACCTGCAGGAGCTCCAGGGCTACCTGCAGAAGAAGGTGCGCGACCACCAGCTCATCTACTCAGCTGGGGTCTACCGCCTGCCCAAGAACTGCAGCTGA
- the TMEM210 gene encoding transmembrane protein 210, which produces MALPPQPSCLEGSPLSLLCLSLFLKPATAVAYCECSFGLSREALIALLIVLAGISASCFCALVIVVVGVMRAKWCVPPGHEDSRLGCHYGVQEDHMALHTVRVESHLMDTELEAAMLDDQSLGTDPMDPLDDIPAPPPEQD; this is translated from the exons ATGGCCCTGCCTCCCCAGCCCTCCTGCCTGGAAGGCAGCCCCCTCAGCCTGTTATGTCTGTCCCTCTTCCTCAAGCCCGCCACag CTGTGGCCTACTGTGAGTGTAGCTTCGGCCTCAGCCGTGAGGCCCTCATCGCCCTACTCATAGTGCTGGCCGGGATCAGTGCGAGCTGCTTCTGCGCCCTGGTCATCGTGGTGGTGGGCGTCATGCGCGCCAAGTGGTGCGT CCCCCCTGGACATGAGGACAGCAG GTTGGGGTGTCACTATGGGGTCCAGGAGGACCACATGGCTCTGCACACAGTGCGTGTGGAGTCCCACCTCATGGACACTGAGCTGGAGGCTGCCATGCTGGATGATCAGAGCCTCGGGACTGACCCCATGGATCCTCTGGACGatatccctgccccaccccctgagCAGGACTGA